TTTGCAGAGGCTTTTGCTGAATTTCTGACGCTCGCCCGGGCAGGATATGCGCCTTCCCAGCATCTGGTGGGGCTTTGCTTCGCGTCTTCAGACATGCCCGACGAAGCCCTTGGCAAGGAAGGGGAAGGCCGGGACCGCGAGGTGGAAGCGGCGGCCTGGGATTACCTTTCGGTCCTGAACAAGTTCAAAGGCGCCGGGCTGATTTTCAGGCAGGCGATCCTGGACCCTGAATGGCGTGCAGCAATGAATGCCCGGAGGGATGAACTGGAGGCAGAGTTTCCGTCAACCATGCGGGAAGTCCGCCCTGAGGACGACTAGACCTAGCGCCGCTGCCACGCCTCCAGCGCTTCTCGGATTTCAGCGGCAAGGTCGCGCCGTTCGGCAGGGTTCAGATAGGCGCCAAGGCTCACCGTTTGCTGGTGGGTTGTGATGGTCAGCTCGGTGCCGCCGCGGTCGTCTTCCAGAAGCTTCACCTTGGCCCAGTAGGGCTCCAGCCGCCAGCTTTCGCGTCGTCCGTTCGGGTAGCGCCGCTCCACCAGAAGATCGGTATCCGTCAGGCGGACCGTTTCGGTCAGCCGGGCGCGGCGGTAGCTGATGGTGAAGGCAAGCCAGATGGCAAAAATGTCGGCAGCCACGAACAGCACGACAGGCCACGCCCCCACGAACAGGAAGCGCAGGGCGGCAAGCCCGGTGATGCCGCCAATCACCCACATCAGGCGCTTGAAATGTCGCCGGCTCAGTGACCGGTGGGGATAAACGATCAGGTCCAGATGGGCCCGGCCCGTCACAACCGGTCGCCGGAGAGGAGCTTCGGCAGCGTGCCGACCGTGCCGCGCGCGTGCGCCATGAAGAAATTCCTCAGGGGCGGGATGCGGTCGACCACCGCAAGGCCAAGGTCGCGGGCGATACGAACGGGTGCGATATCGTTCGAGAACAGACGGTTCAGCACGTCGGTGACGCCCGCAAGGGTCACATTGTCGAACTCGCGCCAACGGGCGTAGCGGTCAAGCACCGCGCCCGATCCGATATCGAGCCCGGCCCGGGCAGCATCAACAATCACCTCGATCAGGGCGGCCACATCGCGCAGGCCCATATTGAGGCCCTGACCCGCAATCGGGTGGATGCCGTGGGCGGCGTCCCCCACCAGTGCAAGTCGCGTGTCGGTATAGCGGTCAGCGAACTGCAGGGTCAGCGGATAGCACCAGCGCCCGCCAATCACCTTCACCTTGCCCAGAAAATCGCCGCAGCGGCGCTGCACTTCGGCCTCGAAGGCGCGCGGCGAAAGGCCCATCACCGTGTCGGCCAGATGCTGCTTTTCGGTCCAGACAAGCGAGGAACGATTGCCGGTCAGTGGCAGGATCGCAAAGGGTCCGGACGGCAGGAAACGCTCATGCGCCACACCGCCATGCGGAAGCTCATGCTCGATCGAGCAGACGATACCAACCTGATCGTAACCCCATTCGGTTGCCGTGATGCCGGCTGCCCGCCGTGCCTGGCTGGCACGCCCGTCGATCCCGAGGAGGAGGCGGGCACTGATCGTGTTGCCGTCGGCGAGGGTCAGGCGGACGGTGGCTGCATCGCGCTCGATTTCGGTGACACTTGCGGGTGCCAGATGGCGCAGGTTCGGCAATTCCTTGGCGCGGGCATGAAGCGCCAGCCGCATGTGGCGGTTTTCAACCATCTCGCCAAGCGGTCCGGCGCCGAGGTCGCGGTGGTCAAAATGCAGATGCATCAGCGACGGGCCGTCCGACACGCGGATTTCCTTGATCGGCTGGTGGCGGCCTTCAAGATGGTCCCACACGCCGATGGCTTTCAGAAGATTGCAGCTGGCATAGGCGATGGCACTTGAGCGCCCGTCGAAGCTTTCGAGCGTCTGGTCGCCCGGCTCGCCCCTGTCGATCACGGTCACATCAAGGCCGTGCGCCGCGAGCCCGATGCCCGCCGCAAGACCCGCGAGGCCCCCACCAAGGATGGCGATATCGGTCGTCTGATCGTGTGGCATGGCGCGGGCTCCTCTCTCCCTTCTGCTCTACGCCCTTGGGGGCTTGCTGTCCAGCATGGCCAACGCCTACTTGTCAGGGCCCCGGCGGTCTGGGTAAAGTGGCCGGGCTCATGCAGAACAAATCAGGGACAGGCAGACAGTGACAGGCGTAAAGGGAGTGAAACGGACAGCGGGCAAGAAGCCCGGCAAGGCTCAGGCTGCGGCATCCCGCTCCCCGCGCCGCGTTTCCTCGAAACCCGCTGCCCGCAAGGGTGGTGCGGCGCCGATCCTGCCGCCTGCCGTCGTGACGGGTCTGAAGTCCACCGCCTGGCGTGGTTTCGGCCTTCTCCTGATGGCGCTTGGCGTCATGCTTGTGCTGTCGCTCGCGACCTATAATCCGATGGACCCGACGCTCAATCGCATCGCGGATGGCCCTGTCACCAATATGATGGGGGCGCCGGGCGCGGCGGTTGCCGATATCCTGATGCAGACGCTGGCGCTTGGCGCCTATCTCCTTGCCTTGCCGCTGCTCGTCTGGGGCTTCAAGATCGCAAGGCTCAAATGGCTGCGCCTTTTCTGGATCAATCTCGCCTTCCTGCCGGTTGGCGTGATCCTTCTCTCCACCGCGATCAGTGTGGTGGCACCGGGCGGCGATTTCCCGGTGCAGGCGGGCTATGGCGGTGCGCTTGGCCAGATGTTCTACAGTTATGTCATCACGCTTTTCGGCGCGCTGGTGCTGCCGAAATGGATTTTCGCGCTCGTTTTCGTGGCGCTGGGCTTGCCGGCCTATGCTGTGTCGCTGGCGCTTTCGGGCGAAGAATGGCGCACCATCGCGCGCGGCATTTATATCGCCGTGGCGATGAGCTGGCGCTGGCTCAAATGGGGCCTCGCCCATAGCGTTCTCGCCGTCGTCAAGGCAGCCGGCTTTGCCAAGGGCCGGGTGGCGGAACAAACGGCCTCGCGCCGCGCCGCGCGTGCTGTACGCCGCGAACCGGTGATCGGTGAAGCAGCCGACCACGCCCCCGTCTTTGTGGACACTGAGCCCGATGACGACGACCTGCCGCCTTTTGAAATGGACGAAACCCCCGCCAGCCGCAGCCGCGTGAAGGCCCGGCAGGACCCGGTGAAGGGTAAGCGCGAGGAAATCGAGGCCCAGCGTGCCTTCGATCTGGGCGACAGTGACGGCTTCCGCCTGCCGCCCTTGGAACTCTTGGCCCCGCCCAAGCCCGGTGAAAAGATCGACAGCCTGTCGACCGAGGCACTGGACGGCAATGCCCGCATGCTGGAAAGCGTGCTTGATGACTTTGGCGTCAAGGGCGACATCAATGACGTTCGCCCCGGCCCCGTTGTCACGCTTTATGAGCTCGAACCCGCCCGCGGCACCAAATCGGCCCGTGTGATCGGCCTTGCCGACGATATCGCCCGCTCGATGAGCGCGATCTCGGCCCGTGTGGCCGTTGTGCCGGGTCGCAACGCCATTGGGATCGAACTGCCGAACCAGAAGCGCGAAACGGTTTACCTGCGCGAACTGCTGGCGAGCCGCGAATATGAAATGACCAAGGCCCGCCTGCCGGTGGCGCTTGGCAAGGATATCGGCGGCGCTCCGGTGATCGCTGACCTCGCCACCATGCCGCACCTTCTGGTCGCCGGTACTACGGGCTCGGGCAAGTCGGTCGGCATCAATACGATGATCGAGTCGCTCCTTTACCGGCATACGCCCGAAACGCTCAGGCTGATCATGGTCGACCCCAAGATGCTGGAACTGTCGATCTATGACGATATTCCGCATCTCCTCACCCCTGTGGTGACCGAAGCGAAGAAGGCGGTCGTGGCGCTCAAATGGGCGGTGCGCGAGATGGAAACCCGCTACCGCAACATGTCGCGCCTTGGCGTGCGCAACCTTGCGGCTTTCAACAAGCGGATCGAGGAAGCCCGCGCCAACGGCGAAGAGCTCGTGCGCGAGGTTCAGGTTGGTTTCGACAAGGAAACTGGCCAGCCGATGTATGAAGAACAGCGCTTCGACTTCCAGCCGCTGCCTTATATCGTCATTATCATCGACGAGATGGCTGACCTGATGCTGGTTGCCGGCAAGGACGTGGAAGCCACTGTCCAGCGACTGGCGCAGATGGCACGGGCGGCGGGAATTCACCTGATCATGGCGACTCAGCGGCCGTCCGTTGACGTGATCACCGGTACGATCAAGGCGAACTTCCCGACCCGGATCAGCTTCCAGGTCACCTCGAAGATCGACAGCCGCACCATTCTGGGGGAGCAGGGCGCCGAACAGCTCCTTGGCATGGGCGACATGCTTTATATGGCGGGGGGCGGACGCATCACTCGCGTGCATGGTGCCTTTGTCTCGGACGAAGAGGTACAGTCCATCGTCGATCACCTGAAACTGCAGGGTCAGCCGGACTATAAGGCGGAAGTCACCGAAGAACCTGAAGAAGGCTTCGACAGCCCGTTCATCCCCGGTCCATCCGGCGGCGGCAATAGTGGCGATGATGCCAGCCTCTATGATCAGGCGGTGGATATCGTGCTGCGTGACAGGCGGCCCACCACCAGCTATATCCAGCGGCGGCTGAAGATCGGCTACAACAAGGCCGCCTCGCTGATCGAGGAAATGGAACAACAAGGCGTGATCAGCGCGCCCAATGCCAAAGGCCAGCGCGAAGTACTGGTCCCGGCACGCGAGGAAGAATACTGATGAAGCGCGCTTTTGCGCCCCTCCTTCTCTCCCTTTCGGTCTTTTTCTCAGGCATGGCAGCGGCGCAGGAAGCCGAACTGCCGCCCCTTGAGGAAGCGACGATGGAGGAAGACCCGATCTTCGCTGCCTTCAAGGCGGTGGAACGCTATTTCCGCGAAACCCAGAGCCTGAAGGCCGGCTTCGTGCAGCATGCACCCTCGGGCGAGATCACCTCGGGCATGGTCTATATGGCACGGCCCGGCCGCATCCGGTTTGATTACGCGGGCGATGTGCCTTTCCTTGTGGTGGCGGACGGTGAAGCCCTCAACCTTATCGACTATGAAGTCGGGCAGGTAACGCGCTGGCCGATCGACGATACGCCCTTGCGGCTGCTCCTTGGCCGCGATGTGGATCTTGCCCGCCTTGGCGCGCAGGTGCAGGCGGCACCGGGCGGTGACGAGCGGATTGTGGCCGTGCATGCGCGCGACGAAAACCGGCCCGAGCTTGGCACCATCACGATCTTTTTCGAACGCCGCGCGGGCGAGCCCGACACGCTGACGCTGAAAGGCTGGCTCGTGAAGGATGCACAGGCGCAGGAAACCTATGTCGAGCTCGTGGACGCCATCCTCAATCCCGAGCTTGAAAAGAAGCTCTGGACGTTTGAAGACCCGCGCGGCCTTTCCAAGCGCCGCCGCACGCGCTGAGGGGATCATCATGGCTGATATCGATATCGACGATCTTCTGGAAGAATTGCCGACCCTTTCGGGCGTCGCCGCCTTCATCGCGGTCGTCAACAATATGCACTGGTTCCGCACGCTTGGCGAAACGCCGTCGGATAACGACCGGCGCATTGCCGAAGCTTACGGCCCCGCACTCGGTTTCCCGGAAGCCGAACCCGCGTTCCTGTTTGACTGGGAAGATGCGGCGGCAGCAGCGGAATCGAACGATATCAACAGCCCCTCGTGGGAAGCGGAAGAGCAGCTTCGCGCCTCGCTCACCGATGATCTTCTGGCGGTGCTTGACGAAGATACGTTCGAAATGGTGCTGACGCATATCAATGAAAGCACGATCCCGGCGATTGAAGCGGCGGCCGAAGATGCCGCGGATTATCTCAGGATCGACGACGGCGAGTTTGTGCGCGCCGCCGCCGGGGCCGCCGTGCAGGCGGTGCATCAGGCCGCTCTTGTGATGCTGACCGGGGCCGATGACGATCACCCCTTCGCGCTCCGTTTCCGGCTTTTTGAACGCGGGCGCTGGCCCATTGGCGTCACCGGCGCCAGTTTCCTCATCTACTGACCGACGAAAGGATCAGCCCTTGCGCATTGTTACCTGGAACATCAACTCGGTCAGGGCCCGGCTTGATATTGTCGAGCATCTCATCCGCACGCATCAGCCCGATGTGCTGTGCCTGCAGGAAACCAAGGTGATGGACCCGGATTTCCCGCGCCGCTTCTTTGAAGATCTCGGGATGCCGCATCTGGCCATCAAAGGCCAGAAAAGCCATCACGGCGTGGCGATTGCCGCGAAGGCGCCGTTTGCGGAAAGCTATTCGCTGGACTGGTGCGGCAAGGGCGACGCCCGGCATATCGCGGTGAAGCTCACGACAGGCCAGACCGTCCACAATTTCTATGTGCCGGCAGGCGGCGATGAGCCTGACCCTGCGATCAACGACAAGTTTGCCCACAAGCTGCAGTTTCTGGACGAGATGATCGAATGGTCGAAAAAGCTCGCTGAGCCCTCGATCCTCGTGGGCGATATCAACGTGGCGCCGCACCCCGATGATGTTTGGAACCACAAGCAGCTTCTGAAAGTCGTCTCGCACACCCCGGTGGAGACCGACAAGCTGTTCACGCTTCTGGATGCGCACCAGTGGGTCGATGTATGCCGCGAGATCGTGCCGCTTCCCGAAAAGCTCTATAGCTGGTGGTCCTACCGCTCGCCCGACTGGTCGAACGCCGACAAGGGCCGCAGGCTCGACCATGTGTGGACGAGCCCGTCGCTGAAAGCTGCGATCCGCGGGGCAAAAGTGCTGCGCGACGGGCGCGGCTGGGGCGAAAAGCCATCTGACCACGCACCCGTCGTCGCTGATTTCGAGTTTTGAAGAAATTTCTCGTCATGCCGGGCTTGACCCGGCATCCAGTGGTGCTTGCCGCAAATATGGACCCCGGATCAAGTCCGGGGTGACGAGTTCTATCAGCCGAGCGCCTGCAGGCTGTAGCCGCCGGGCTCGGTGATCAGCAATTGTGCTGCACCGGGCTCGGGCTCGATTTTCTGGCGCAGGCGGTAAACGTGGGTCTCCAGCGTGTGGGTGGTCACACCTGAATTATAGCCCCAGACCTCCGTCAGCAGCTCTTCCCGGCCAACCGGCTTGCCGCCGGCGCGGTAAAGATATTTCAGGATCGCCGTTTCTTTCTCGGTCAGGCGCACCTTCTTGCGGGCACCCTGGTCCTCAAGCAGTTTGCCTGCCGGGCGGAACTGGTAGGGCCCGATATGGAAGGTGGCGTCTTCGGTCTGCTCGTGCTGGCGCAGATGGGCGCGCACGCGGGCCAGCAGCACGTTGAAGCTGAAAGGCTTCGTCACATAATCATTCGCGCCAGCATCAAGGCCAAGGACGGTATCGGCATCCGAGGTCACACCGGTCAGCATGATCACCGGGGTCTTGATCCCGTTCTTGCGGATGCGGCGGCACAGTTCGCGGCCGTCCATGTCGGGCAGGCCCACGTCCAGCACCAGAAGATCGGCCTGGTTTTTGGAAAGCCAGTCGAGCGCGGCGCCGGCCGTGCCTTCCTGATGGGTGGTGAACTCGTCACAAAGCGCCAGCTGGTCGGCCAGCGTCTCGCGCAGATCTTCGTCATCGTCCACAAGCAGGATTTTGCGGGTCGCCATGTTGTTTGCTCCTTGGCCTTTGCTGTCGTGTCTTGTGCCTCGGGCTTCGAGTATGCCCGAGCTTTGGTCCTCTATAAAGTGGCGGCAGATTGGCAACAGTCAAACTTGCTCACAAATGTTTGATTGGCATCGCGCCGTATGACACAACAGGTTCCCGTGCAATGCCCATGAGTGAAGCCTTAGCCCATGCTCGATTTTCGTGACAACCTGACGCCTGTGAACCGGGCCGCCGACGATTTGCGGCGCGGCCTGCCGGTCGTGGTGGCGGGCGCGGATGGCAAGGGATTGGCACTTCTGCCGCTGGAGCTTGCAAACGGCCCGGCGCTTGACGCGTTCGAGGCGGTGGCCGGCACCGGCTTCCTGATGGTGACAGGCCAACGTGCCGAAGTCCTGAAGGTCGGCCACAAGGGCTGGCCCGTGGTGCGCCTGAAGCGCCCCGGCTGGATGGAAAGTGCCGATCTTGCGGCCCTTGCCGACCCGACGCTCGATCTTGCCTCGCCGCTCAAGGGCCCGTTCACGCGGATCGATCACCCGGACACGGACACCGACCGGGCGGCCCTGAAGCTCCTGAAATGGGCGCGGCTGTTGCCTGCGGCCCTTGCGGCTGAAATTGACGACGCTGCCACCGTTGCTGCCCGCGAAGGCTGGCTGGTGGCGAATGCGGATGCCGTGCTGGCGGTTGACCTGTCGCAGGCAAGTGCCCTCAGGATCGTGGCGCGTGCCCTGGTGCCGCTCGCGGGCGCTGAAAAGACCGAGCTTGTCTCGTTCCGGCCGCTGTCGGGCGGGATCGAGCATATCGCGATTGTGGTGGGTGACCCTTCCCGCCATTCACCGGTGCTGGCGCGGCTTCACAGCGAATGCTTCACGGGCGATCTTCTCGGTAGCCTCAAATGCGACTGCGGCGAACAGCTGCGCGGCGCCATCAAGGCAATTGGCGAAGCCGGCGGCGGCGTTGTGCTGTATCTCGCGCAGGAAGGCCGGGGCATCGGGCTTATCTCGAAACTGAAGGCTTATTCGCTGCAGGATCAGGGCTATGACACGGTCGACGCCAACACCCGGCTCGGGTTTGATGTCGACGAGCGCGTCTTTGCGCCGGCGGCTAAAATGCTGAAAAGCCTCGGGTTCTCGACCGTGCGCCTGATGACCAATAATCCCGAAAAAGTCGCCGCCCTCGGCCGTTTCGGGATCGAGGTCACTGAGCGGGTCCAGCATGCCTTTCCGCCGAACCCTCATAATGTCGGCTATCTCGCGACCAAAAAGTCGCGCACCGGCCATATGCTCTGATCATGCCACAGGTCTGGACCGTCACGCCCTCGGCTGATGATGCCACCAAAGGGCAGCTCTCCGGTCCGCTCCTGAAGGCGCCGTGCGCGCTCGGCCGATCGGGCGTGGTACCGGAAGCTGACAAGACGGAGGGCGACGGCGCAACACCTGCTGGCACCTATGCGCTGCG
The Gimibacter soli DNA segment above includes these coding regions:
- a CDS encoding DUF2244 domain-containing protein; the encoded protein is MTGRAHLDLIVYPHRSLSRRHFKRLMWVIGGITGLAALRFLFVGAWPVVLFVAADIFAIWLAFTISYRRARLTETVRLTDTDLLVERRYPNGRRESWRLEPYWAKVKLLEDDRGGTELTITTHQQTVSLGAYLNPAERRDLAAEIREALEAWQRR
- a CDS encoding UbiH/UbiF/VisC/COQ6 family ubiquinone biosynthesis hydroxylase, which produces MPHDQTTDIAILGGGLAGLAAGIGLAAHGLDVTVIDRGEPGDQTLESFDGRSSAIAYASCNLLKAIGVWDHLEGRHQPIKEIRVSDGPSLMHLHFDHRDLGAGPLGEMVENRHMRLALHARAKELPNLRHLAPASVTEIERDAATVRLTLADGNTISARLLLGIDGRASQARRAAGITATEWGYDQVGIVCSIEHELPHGGVAHERFLPSGPFAILPLTGNRSSLVWTEKQHLADTVMGLSPRAFEAEVQRRCGDFLGKVKVIGGRWCYPLTLQFADRYTDTRLALVGDAAHGIHPIAGQGLNMGLRDVAALIEVIVDAARAGLDIGSGAVLDRYARWREFDNVTLAGVTDVLNRLFSNDIAPVRIARDLGLAVVDRIPPLRNFFMAHARGTVGTLPKLLSGDRL
- a CDS encoding FtsK/SpoIIIE family DNA translocase, with product MKRTAGKKPGKAQAAASRSPRRVSSKPAARKGGAAPILPPAVVTGLKSTAWRGFGLLLMALGVMLVLSLATYNPMDPTLNRIADGPVTNMMGAPGAAVADILMQTLALGAYLLALPLLVWGFKIARLKWLRLFWINLAFLPVGVILLSTAISVVAPGGDFPVQAGYGGALGQMFYSYVITLFGALVLPKWIFALVFVALGLPAYAVSLALSGEEWRTIARGIYIAVAMSWRWLKWGLAHSVLAVVKAAGFAKGRVAEQTASRRAARAVRREPVIGEAADHAPVFVDTEPDDDDLPPFEMDETPASRSRVKARQDPVKGKREEIEAQRAFDLGDSDGFRLPPLELLAPPKPGEKIDSLSTEALDGNARMLESVLDDFGVKGDINDVRPGPVVTLYELEPARGTKSARVIGLADDIARSMSAISARVAVVPGRNAIGIELPNQKRETVYLRELLASREYEMTKARLPVALGKDIGGAPVIADLATMPHLLVAGTTGSGKSVGINTMIESLLYRHTPETLRLIMVDPKMLELSIYDDIPHLLTPVVTEAKKAVVALKWAVREMETRYRNMSRLGVRNLAAFNKRIEEARANGEELVREVQVGFDKETGQPMYEEQRFDFQPLPYIVIIIDEMADLMLVAGKDVEATVQRLAQMARAAGIHLIMATQRPSVDVITGTIKANFPTRISFQVTSKIDSRTILGEQGAEQLLGMGDMLYMAGGGRITRVHGAFVSDEEVQSIVDHLKLQGQPDYKAEVTEEPEEGFDSPFIPGPSGGGNSGDDASLYDQAVDIVLRDRRPTTSYIQRRLKIGYNKAASLIEEMEQQGVISAPNAKGQREVLVPAREEEY
- a CDS encoding LolA family protein: MKRAFAPLLLSLSVFFSGMAAAQEAELPPLEEATMEEDPIFAAFKAVERYFRETQSLKAGFVQHAPSGEITSGMVYMARPGRIRFDYAGDVPFLVVADGEALNLIDYEVGQVTRWPIDDTPLRLLLGRDVDLARLGAQVQAAPGGDERIVAVHARDENRPELGTITIFFERRAGEPDTLTLKGWLVKDAQAQETYVELVDAILNPELEKKLWTFEDPRGLSKRRRTR
- a CDS encoding exodeoxyribonuclease III — translated: MRIVTWNINSVRARLDIVEHLIRTHQPDVLCLQETKVMDPDFPRRFFEDLGMPHLAIKGQKSHHGVAIAAKAPFAESYSLDWCGKGDARHIAVKLTTGQTVHNFYVPAGGDEPDPAINDKFAHKLQFLDEMIEWSKKLAEPSILVGDINVAPHPDDVWNHKQLLKVVSHTPVETDKLFTLLDAHQWVDVCREIVPLPEKLYSWWSYRSPDWSNADKGRRLDHVWTSPSLKAAIRGAKVLRDGRGWGEKPSDHAPVVADFEF
- a CDS encoding response regulator transcription factor, with the translated sequence MATRKILLVDDDEDLRETLADQLALCDEFTTHQEGTAGAALDWLSKNQADLLVLDVGLPDMDGRELCRRIRKNGIKTPVIMLTGVTSDADTVLGLDAGANDYVTKPFSFNVLLARVRAHLRQHEQTEDATFHIGPYQFRPAGKLLEDQGARKKVRLTEKETAILKYLYRAGGKPVGREELLTEVWGYNSGVTTHTLETHVYRLRQKIEPEPGAAQLLITEPGGYSLQALG
- the ribA gene encoding GTP cyclohydrolase II, with amino-acid sequence MLDFRDNLTPVNRAADDLRRGLPVVVAGADGKGLALLPLELANGPALDAFEAVAGTGFLMVTGQRAEVLKVGHKGWPVVRLKRPGWMESADLAALADPTLDLASPLKGPFTRIDHPDTDTDRAALKLLKWARLLPAALAAEIDDAATVAAREGWLVANADAVLAVDLSQASALRIVARALVPLAGAEKTELVSFRPLSGGIEHIAIVVGDPSRHSPVLARLHSECFTGDLLGSLKCDCGEQLRGAIKAIGEAGGGVVLYLAQEGRGIGLISKLKAYSLQDQGYDTVDANTRLGFDVDERVFAPAAKMLKSLGFSTVRLMTNNPEKVAALGRFGIEVTERVQHAFPPNPHNVGYLATKKSRTGHML